The proteins below come from a single Desulfovibrio sp. genomic window:
- a CDS encoding diguanylate cyclase, giving the protein MREPHPSLPLPLIQTDTTDAVLEWRVASDLLRFSLGAKRLLGVEANTHCSMAAFLGACHEDKRDILGQSLQTFLEGHIGAHMEICFPINGLVARTQLITLARDGAGQAEHVVGCISAVERQAQQILPSARFSMQHLATPHSTQDAARLMLALNASGDGLWDWDANTNTVYYSPRYIEMLGYSDETFPATLRSWEEKIHPEDYAHVVPIQKDIIASPAHGDTFECTYRMRKADNTWAWILGRGNVTQRDASGKATRVVGLHTDISASQADRAHLEDMVRNDPLTGLRSRTFFTMAVDELEQNAVRPVGVIVADVNGLKMINDYLGHEEGNTVLCQAALLLRGGLDSAACVARMSGDEYTVLLPGCDSLRVAEILHELVQRFNRHNNQLNRPPVLLAMGSACAEDMQTSIANAIVEADRAMLRNKLTTRAETRQRVRDWIENHTFAKVSMNDCRYL; this is encoded by the coding sequence ATGCGCGAACCCCATCCCAGCCTCCCCCTGCCGCTTATCCAGACGGACACAACCGATGCCGTGCTGGAATGGCGCGTTGCCTCAGACCTCCTCCGCTTCAGCCTTGGGGCCAAGCGGCTGCTTGGCGTTGAAGCAAATACTCATTGCAGCATGGCGGCATTTCTTGGCGCATGTCATGAGGATAAAAGGGATATACTCGGCCAATCGTTGCAAACATTTCTTGAAGGCCACATCGGGGCGCATATGGAAATATGCTTTCCCATCAACGGTCTTGTGGCGCGAACCCAGCTTATAACCCTTGCGCGCGACGGCGCTGGACAGGCAGAGCACGTGGTTGGCTGCATCAGCGCCGTGGAGCGACAGGCGCAGCAGATTTTGCCATCCGCTCGATTTTCCATGCAGCACCTCGCCACGCCGCACTCCACACAGGATGCTGCCCGCCTGATGCTGGCGCTCAATGCTTCCGGCGATGGACTGTGGGATTGGGACGCCAACACCAATACCGTCTACTACAGCCCCCGCTACATCGAAATGCTGGGCTACTCGGACGAAACGTTCCCCGCAACGCTACGCAGCTGGGAAGAAAAAATTCATCCCGAAGATTACGCCCATGTGGTGCCCATACAGAAAGACATCATTGCTTCGCCCGCCCACGGCGATACCTTTGAATGCACCTACCGCATGCGCAAGGCAGACAACACATGGGCCTGGATTCTTGGCCGTGGCAACGTGACGCAGCGCGATGCCAGCGGCAAGGCCACGCGCGTGGTGGGCCTGCACACCGACATCAGCGCAAGCCAGGCCGACAGGGCCCATCTTGAAGACATGGTGCGCAACGACCCGCTCACCGGTTTGCGCAGCCGAACCTTTTTTACCATGGCTGTGGACGAACTGGAGCAAAACGCTGTTCGACCCGTGGGGGTGATCGTTGCCGATGTCAACGGACTAAAAATGATTAACGATTACCTCGGGCATGAAGAAGGTAATACCGTGCTTTGTCAGGCGGCCCTGCTGCTGCGCGGCGGGCTGGATTCCGCAGCCTGCGTCGCGCGCATGAGCGGCGACGAATACACCGTGCTGCTGCCCGGATGCGACAGTCTGAGAGTTGCCGAAATTTTGCATGAGCTCGTGCAGCGCTTTAACAGGCACAACAATCAGCTAAACCGCCCCCCAGTCTTACTGGCCATGGGTTCCGCCTGCGCGGAAGACATGCAGACCAGCATTGCCAACGCCATTGTGGAGGCGGACCGAGCCATGCTGCGGAACAAACTGACCACAAGGGCCGAGACCCGCCAGCGCGTTCGGGACTGGATTGAAAACCACACCTTTGCCAAGGTTTCCATGAACGACTGCCGCTATCTGTAA